Proteins from a genomic interval of Vreelandella profundi:
- the puuE gene encoding allantoinase PuuE — translation MPSSSSNLYARDLIGYGRNPPHANWPGKAKIAVQFVLNYEEGGENSVLHGDTGSEQFLSEIIGAPAYPDRHLSMESIYEYGSRAGVWRILREFEKRDLPLTVFGVAMALERNPDVAQAFKDLGHEIACHGYRWIHYQEVSEHVERAHLQQAMEIFQRLYGEKPQGWYTGRDSPNTRRLVLDEGGFLYDSDYYGDDLPFWTRVTDSQGSEHNHLIVPYTLDTNDMRFAAPQGFNTAEHFFTYLRDAFDVLYAEGEEAPKMLSIGMHCRLLGRPGRFRALQRFLDYIESHDRVWVARRVDIARHWAEHHPAST, via the coding sequence ATGCCGTCATCGTCGTCTAACCTCTACGCTCGTGACTTAATCGGTTACGGGCGAAATCCGCCCCACGCTAACTGGCCTGGAAAGGCAAAGATTGCTGTCCAGTTTGTGCTCAACTACGAAGAGGGCGGCGAAAATTCCGTACTGCATGGTGATACAGGCTCAGAGCAGTTTTTATCTGAAATTATCGGTGCGCCGGCCTACCCTGATCGTCACCTGAGTATGGAGTCGATTTACGAATACGGTTCGCGGGCCGGGGTTTGGCGCATTTTGCGTGAATTTGAAAAGCGCGATTTACCGCTCACGGTATTTGGCGTGGCGATGGCGCTGGAGCGTAATCCTGACGTTGCTCAGGCGTTTAAAGATTTAGGCCACGAAATAGCCTGTCATGGCTATCGCTGGATTCATTATCAAGAAGTCTCGGAGCACGTTGAGCGGGCGCATCTTCAGCAGGCGATGGAGATTTTTCAGCGCCTTTATGGTGAAAAGCCCCAAGGCTGGTACACCGGTCGCGATAGCCCGAATACGCGTCGACTAGTGCTGGACGAGGGCGGCTTCCTTTACGATAGCGACTATTACGGCGATGATTTACCCTTTTGGACTCGCGTCACCGATAGCCAGGGCAGTGAGCATAATCATCTCATCGTGCCTTACACGCTCGATACTAACGACATGCGCTTTGCCGCTCCGCAAGGCTTTAATACTGCTGAGCATTTCTTTACTTATCTACGCGATGCCTTCGATGTGCTTTACGCAGAGGGTGAAGAGGCGCCAAAAATGCTTTCCATCGGAATGCATTGTCGTTTACTTGGGCGGCCGGGGCGTTTTCGGGCGTTGCAGCGCTTTTTAGATTATATCGAAAGCCATGATCGCGTTTGGGTTGCACGGCGAGTTGATATCGCCCGCCATTGGGCCGAGCATCATCCCGCGTCAACGTGA
- a CDS encoding MurR/RpiR family transcriptional regulator produces MTPHIGQRITAQFDELSAQEQRVASFILDHFDDLAVYSAADLARLTGVSKSTVSRLFKRLGFESYRTVKDHARQLRNLGVPLVIDENAMQDEAGAPFLRHLQREQDNLQRCLNGIAPDQFAALVERLDSARHVVVIGFRNSYPLALHFRQQLIQARTQVRVVPHPNQSLAEEIVDLNAQDVVVLFGFRRRPAAFAALVDALERSPANIALIADPTAVNFASQVTWFFETPLESLSAFDSYAVANSLICLLVNGVLHQRLPEGRGRIGAISDIYTELSELETPIMSID; encoded by the coding sequence ATGACGCCGCATATCGGACAACGTATTACCGCTCAGTTTGACGAGCTAAGTGCCCAGGAGCAGCGTGTTGCGAGCTTTATTCTCGACCACTTTGACGATCTGGCGGTGTATAGCGCGGCTGATTTGGCGCGCTTAACCGGTGTGTCTAAATCGACAGTCAGCCGCCTATTCAAGCGGCTGGGATTTGAGAGCTATCGCACCGTTAAAGACCATGCTCGCCAGCTGCGTAACCTAGGCGTGCCGCTAGTGATCGACGAAAATGCCATGCAAGACGAAGCCGGCGCGCCGTTCCTGCGTCATTTGCAGCGGGAGCAAGATAACTTACAGCGGTGCTTAAACGGGATAGCGCCGGATCAGTTTGCCGCGCTGGTAGAGCGCTTGGATAGCGCGCGGCATGTGGTCGTGATCGGCTTTCGTAACAGCTACCCATTAGCGCTACATTTTCGCCAGCAGTTGATTCAGGCGCGCACCCAGGTGCGTGTGGTTCCCCATCCTAATCAGTCGCTGGCTGAAGAAATTGTTGATCTAAACGCGCAGGATGTTGTGGTGCTGTTTGGATTTCGCCGCCGCCCCGCAGCGTTTGCCGCGCTGGTGGATGCGCTTGAGCGCTCGCCGGCCAACATCGCGTTAATCGCTGACCCCACCGCGGTTAATTTTGCCTCTCAAGTCACTTGGTTCTTTGAGACGCCGCTGGAAAGCCTCTCGGCGTTTGATAGCTACGCTGTGGCTAATAGTCTGATTTGCTTGCTGGTTAACGGCGTTTTACACCAACGTTTGCCGGAAGGCAGGGGCCGGATTGGCGCGATTAGCGATATTTATACGGAGCTTAGTGAACTTGAAACACCGATCATGAGTATCGATTAG
- a CDS encoding bifunctional allantoicase/(S)-ureidoglycine aminohydrolase: protein MPATYYAPTGGHPPQTQLTADRAVFTEAYALIPKGVMRDIVTSNLPFWEGTRLWVLARPLSGFAETFSQYIMELQPKGGSDKPELDPQAEGVLFVVEGELTLTLAGERHTMVPGGYAFMPPGSDWQVRNESSAVVRFHWIRKSFEFVEGLDVPKAFVTNEQDLAPVEMPGTNGSWATTRFVDPNDVRHDMHVTIVTFQPGGVIPFDETHVMEHGLYVLEGKAVYHLNQQWVEVEAGDFMWLRAFCPQACYAGGPGPFRYLLYKDVNRHPALRLK from the coding sequence ATGCCAGCTACTTACTACGCCCCCACGGGCGGTCATCCGCCGCAAACGCAGTTAACCGCTGACCGCGCTGTTTTCACCGAAGCCTATGCGCTGATTCCTAAAGGCGTGATGCGCGACATCGTCACAAGCAATCTACCGTTCTGGGAAGGCACGCGCTTGTGGGTGCTCGCGCGGCCGCTGTCAGGCTTTGCGGAAACATTCTCACAGTACATTATGGAGTTGCAGCCCAAAGGCGGTAGTGATAAGCCTGAGCTTGACCCTCAGGCTGAAGGCGTGCTGTTTGTGGTGGAAGGTGAGTTAACGCTTACATTAGCCGGCGAGCGCCATACCATGGTGCCCGGTGGCTACGCGTTTATGCCGCCTGGCAGTGATTGGCAGGTACGTAACGAATCATCAGCAGTGGTGCGCTTTCACTGGATTCGTAAGTCCTTTGAGTTTGTCGAAGGGCTCGACGTGCCTAAAGCGTTTGTTACCAATGAGCAAGACCTTGCCCCTGTTGAAATGCCGGGCACCAACGGAAGCTGGGCGACGACGCGCTTCGTTGATCCTAATGACGTGCGTCACGATATGCATGTGACCATTGTGACGTTCCAGCCGGGCGGCGTTATTCCCTTCGATGAAACCCACGTGATGGAACATGGCCTTTACGTGCTGGAAGGTAAGGCGGTGTATCACCTCAATCAGCAGTGGGTTGAGGTAGAGGCCGGCGACTTTATGTGGCTGCGCGCGTTCTGTCCTCAAGCCTGTTACGCCGGTGGGCCAGGGCCGTTTCGCTACCTGCTATACAAAGACGTTAACCGTCATCCCGCTCTTCGTCTGAAATAA
- a CDS encoding aspartate/glutamate racemase family protein: protein MHIRIINPNTTASMTAAIYHAALHQAGVGTQVSASQPDAGPVSIESHFDEVISAVGVAEEVLKGEREGGIDAYVVACFGDPGLLAARELTRAPVIGIAEAAFHLATLISTRFSIVTTLGRTGIIAEHLLQQYGFSHHCRRIRAAEIPVLDLEHHPEAAFARIVEECCRARDEDNIGAIVLGCGGMANLTQQISLEVGLPVIEGVSAALKLAESLVSLGLYTSKHGDLAYPRPKAFTGKFAALSDLSLPLNS, encoded by the coding sequence ATGCATATACGAATTATCAATCCCAACACCACGGCCTCCATGACCGCTGCTATTTATCATGCAGCGCTGCACCAGGCAGGCGTCGGCACTCAGGTTAGCGCCTCGCAGCCGGACGCGGGGCCGGTTTCTATTGAAAGCCACTTTGACGAGGTTATTAGCGCGGTCGGCGTGGCGGAAGAGGTTCTCAAAGGCGAGCGCGAAGGCGGTATTGATGCCTACGTAGTGGCCTGTTTTGGCGACCCAGGTTTACTCGCTGCGCGCGAGCTTACCCGTGCCCCAGTCATTGGTATTGCCGAAGCGGCCTTTCATCTTGCCACGCTGATCAGCACTCGCTTTTCGATTGTCACCACGCTGGGGCGTACCGGCATTATCGCCGAGCACTTGCTTCAGCAGTATGGTTTCAGCCATCACTGCCGTCGCATTCGCGCCGCTGAAATTCCGGTGTTGGACCTTGAGCATCATCCTGAGGCTGCATTTGCCCGCATCGTCGAAGAGTGCTGCCGTGCGCGGGATGAAGATAATATCGGCGCCATCGTTTTAGGCTGCGGCGGTATGGCTAATTTGACCCAACAGATTAGTCTCGAAGTAGGTCTGCCGGTGATTGAAGGCGTCAGTGCAGCGCTGAAACTGGCAGAATCACTGGTTAGCTTAGGGCTGTACACCAGTAAGCATGGCGACCTTGCCTACCCACGACCCAAAGCATTCACGGGTAAGTTTGCGGCGCTTTCTGATCTTTCACTGCCGCTTAACTCATAA
- a CDS encoding esterase-like activity of phytase family protein, whose product MMKPILATALLVFVFTDSAYSQQAFPAVLSSHAQLPGSTFVAAPSGAAEHYNTSGRFTGKERRIEQLYSNVQDTGLALPFPSQPLQGFSGIRSLGDDRFLVLTDNGFGAKANSSDIILMFNIIKPDWDTGRVSIEETVQLSDPNRKVPFPIMNEATPGRFLTGADFDIESIQPVGDTYWIGDEFGPWIIQVNNEGEVLQVIATNPGGTMMRSPDNAFALPPNPGAPTSEDVVVFRSGGYEGMALSEDHTTLYPLLEKPVWDSNANAPETIDGTPVLRMFELSTDTGKWGDTTRYYPLASADHAIGDFNLIGGTRGLIIERDSRQGDPREEWADEPAEFKRIYLVDLNRTNAQGVLEKIAYIDLMDIQDPNGIAPRGTIDGTFNFPFVTIENVDRVDERTIVVANDNNYPFSIGREQGQADDNEMILLDVENFLNAE is encoded by the coding sequence ATGATGAAACCAATACTCGCCACGGCCTTATTGGTCTTTGTATTTACGGATTCAGCTTATTCTCAGCAGGCATTTCCCGCCGTCCTATCCAGTCATGCTCAGCTGCCCGGAAGCACCTTTGTGGCGGCCCCATCCGGTGCCGCTGAACACTACAACACCTCAGGCCGCTTTACTGGCAAAGAGCGACGCATTGAGCAGCTATATTCTAACGTGCAAGACACAGGTTTAGCGCTCCCTTTCCCCAGCCAGCCGCTGCAAGGATTTTCAGGTATCCGCTCGCTTGGCGACGACCGTTTTTTAGTCTTAACCGATAATGGCTTTGGCGCTAAGGCGAACTCTTCCGACATCATCTTGATGTTTAACATCATAAAGCCCGACTGGGACACCGGACGCGTCAGTATTGAGGAGACCGTTCAACTCTCGGACCCAAACCGTAAGGTACCCTTCCCTATTATGAATGAAGCCACCCCCGGACGATTTTTGACCGGTGCTGATTTCGACATTGAATCGATCCAGCCGGTGGGCGATACCTACTGGATTGGTGATGAATTCGGCCCATGGATTATCCAGGTCAATAATGAGGGTGAAGTGTTGCAGGTAATAGCCACAAACCCAGGCGGCACGATGATGCGCTCGCCCGATAATGCCTTTGCCCTACCCCCAAACCCGGGCGCACCGACTTCAGAGGATGTCGTCGTTTTTCGCTCCGGCGGCTATGAGGGTATGGCGCTCTCCGAAGACCACACAACTCTCTATCCATTGTTGGAAAAGCCTGTGTGGGACAGTAATGCTAATGCCCCGGAAACCATTGACGGCACCCCCGTATTAAGAATGTTTGAACTCAGCACTGACACGGGAAAATGGGGCGACACTACTCGCTATTACCCACTCGCGTCAGCGGATCATGCCATTGGCGACTTCAATCTTATTGGCGGCACTCGCGGCCTGATTATCGAGCGTGATAGCCGCCAAGGAGACCCTCGAGAAGAATGGGCAGACGAACCCGCCGAGTTTAAACGTATCTACCTTGTCGACCTCAATCGCACGAACGCTCAGGGTGTGCTTGAGAAAATCGCCTATATAGACCTCATGGACATTCAAGACCCCAATGGCATCGCACCGCGCGGCACGATCGACGGCACGTTTAATTTTCCCTTTGTGACCATTGAGAATGTGGATAGAGTCGATGAAAGAACTATTGTGGTCGCCAACGACAATAACTATCCGTTCTCAATTGGCCGCGAGCAAGGACAGGCTGATGATAATGAGATGATACTGCTTGATGTAGAAAACTTTCTGAACGCTGAATAA
- a CDS encoding YfcC family protein — MSQQIPPSPSPERPAPKKSWCRIPDIYAVLFIFIALAAIATHFVPAGQFERVPGPAGRITIDPTSYEQIASSPVGIVDFMLAIPNGLMSAGEVVFFTFMIGGMFMVLRHTGIIEIGVDKLTRRFARQSLLTIPVLMTVFALIATVIGTQELALVYVPVILPLMIALRFDSVTAAAVALCATTVGFTTGVLNPINTGLGQQLSALPLYSGYGLRIFAFIVMLAAAIFFVMRYARKVHSEPSFSLLSSDPGESEKRSLYQHADNGRALLASGRQKLASVAAFAFFGMLIYGVLQQGWFMMEMAGLFIIMGIVVGLIAGLNTDEICAGFNQGFRDVLVGAMIAGVARGVAVMLEDGQIMDTLVFGLGNLVGGLPTLLSAIGMFFAQLGFNFIVPSGSGQALVTMPLMAPLSDIIGVTRQTAVLAFQLGDGIGNILYPTSGYFMATLALAGVTWQKWVKFFFPLFCIWVLIALAFLVFAQATQWNG; from the coding sequence ATGTCCCAACAAATCCCCCCTTCGCCCTCCCCTGAGCGCCCTGCGCCTAAGAAAAGCTGGTGTAGAATCCCCGACATATACGCCGTTCTGTTCATATTTATTGCGCTAGCGGCGATCGCCACGCACTTTGTCCCTGCAGGGCAGTTCGAGCGCGTTCCAGGCCCGGCTGGTCGCATCACCATCGACCCGACCTCTTATGAGCAAATCGCTTCCTCCCCGGTGGGCATTGTCGATTTCATGCTGGCGATCCCCAACGGATTGATGAGCGCCGGCGAAGTGGTCTTTTTTACCTTTATGATTGGCGGCATGTTCATGGTGTTGCGGCATACCGGCATTATCGAAATTGGTGTCGATAAGCTAACTAGGCGCTTTGCCCGACAAAGCCTGCTGACCATTCCGGTGCTAATGACCGTATTTGCCCTCATCGCGACCGTTATTGGCACCCAGGAGTTGGCGCTGGTTTACGTCCCGGTGATCCTGCCGCTGATGATTGCTTTACGCTTTGACTCGGTGACGGCGGCGGCGGTGGCTTTATGTGCCACTACTGTCGGCTTCACTACCGGCGTACTCAACCCCATCAATACCGGCTTAGGCCAGCAGCTATCGGCGCTCCCGCTTTATTCTGGCTACGGGCTACGTATCTTCGCGTTTATTGTCATGCTGGCGGCGGCCATTTTCTTTGTCATGCGCTACGCCCGCAAAGTACATAGCGAACCGTCCTTTAGTCTGCTCAGCAGTGACCCTGGCGAGTCTGAAAAGCGTTCGCTCTATCAGCATGCCGATAATGGCCGCGCACTGTTGGCTAGCGGCCGTCAAAAGCTTGCGTCAGTCGCGGCCTTTGCCTTCTTTGGCATGCTAATTTACGGCGTGTTACAGCAAGGCTGGTTCATGATGGAGATGGCCGGGCTTTTCATCATTATGGGGATTGTGGTGGGGCTGATCGCGGGCCTTAACACCGACGAGATATGCGCAGGCTTCAACCAAGGCTTTCGCGACGTGCTCGTAGGCGCGATGATCGCCGGGGTTGCTCGGGGCGTCGCCGTGATGCTGGAAGATGGACAGATCATGGATACGCTGGTGTTTGGGCTGGGCAATCTGGTTGGCGGCCTGCCAACATTGCTGTCGGCCATTGGCATGTTCTTTGCCCAGCTAGGCTTCAATTTCATTGTGCCTTCCGGTAGCGGCCAGGCACTGGTCACTATGCCGCTGATGGCACCGCTTTCCGACATTATTGGCGTCACACGACAAACCGCGGTACTGGCCTTCCAGCTCGGCGACGGCATTGGCAATATTCTTTACCCAACGTCAGGCTACTTTATGGCCACGCTGGCACTGGCTGGGGTGACGTGGCAAAAATGGGTCAAGTTCTTCTTCCCGCTCTTTTGCATATGGGTGCTGATTGCGCTGGCGTTTCTTGTGTTCGCTCAGGCTACTCAGTGGAACGGTTAA